Proteins encoded in a region of the Nostoc sp. UHCC 0926 genome:
- a CDS encoding SDR family oxidoreductase, whose product MTNIQIKPNELSDKRVLVTGGTKGMGEAIVKRLRQAGATVITTACSKPNELRSPDLFIQSDISTPDGVEKVVKEVLARLGGVDILINNVGGSSAPSGGALALTDDDWQQTFNANLFAAVRLDRAFLPKMLEQGSGVIIHISSIQRTLPLYDATLAYAAAKAALTNYSKGLSNEVAPRGVRVNTVAPGFIETTAATELIKRLAENAGTDFDTARLGLMDSLGGIPMGRPGRPEEVAELVAFLVSDRASYINGAEYVIDGGTIPTV is encoded by the coding sequence ATGACAAACATCCAAATTAAGCCCAACGAGTTATCTGACAAGAGAGTGCTGGTTACAGGTGGAACAAAAGGTATGGGCGAAGCGATCGTCAAACGTTTGAGGCAAGCTGGTGCAACGGTGATCACGACCGCCTGCTCAAAACCCAATGAACTGCGATCGCCAGATTTATTTATTCAATCTGACATCAGCACGCCGGATGGCGTAGAAAAAGTCGTCAAGGAAGTGCTTGCCCGTCTCGGCGGCGTGGATATCCTGATCAACAACGTTGGTGGTTCTTCAGCACCCAGCGGTGGCGCACTTGCCCTGACTGATGATGATTGGCAGCAGACATTCAATGCTAATTTATTCGCAGCCGTCCGCTTAGATCGGGCATTCCTGCCCAAAATGCTAGAACAAGGTTCGGGTGTCATTATCCATATTTCGTCGATCCAGCGTACTCTCCCGCTTTATGATGCCACCCTGGCATATGCAGCGGCAAAGGCGGCACTGACGAACTACAGCAAAGGACTCTCAAACGAAGTTGCACCGAGAGGTGTGCGGGTGAATACAGTTGCTCCCGGTTTTATCGAGACAACAGCGGCTACGGAACTGATAAAAAGATTAGCTGAAAATGCAGGAACAGACTTTGATACTGCAAGACTTGGGTTGATGGATTCCCTTGGGGGAATTCCAATGGGTCGTCCTGGTCGCCCCGAAGAAGTTGCCGAGCTTGTTGCTTTCCTGGTCTCTGATCGCGCTTCTTATATTAACGGCGCTGAATATGTGATCGACGGCGGAACCATTCCTACCGTGTAA
- a CDS encoding alpha/beta fold hydrolase, whose product MSYISAGEGKPLVMLHGWSQSAEQFKYQIPAFAEHYRVIAVDFRGHGESEKVSFGYRIARLSKDLQELIGALQLEKPHLLGHLMGCAIIWSYLDLFGLDEIDRLVLVDQSPLGTLRSHWDAQEIAASGAVLTAEQLNAAVYALESSEAEEFTRNLLASMVTPAMSKEQFEWIVKCNQRLPRSIAATLLYNHLHTDWRDQIVRIRQPTLIIGGRKSMIPWQSQVWINQSIPDSELEIFEAAEGGGHFMFIENPEKFNRRVLQFLSRWRSLSFGESLEANQERHTATLNTILLGHVGTRDKVEH is encoded by the coding sequence ATGAGCTACATCAGTGCAGGTGAGGGAAAACCGCTCGTGATGCTTCACGGTTGGTCGCAGTCGGCAGAACAATTCAAATATCAAATTCCCGCTTTTGCCGAACACTATCGGGTGATCGCTGTTGATTTTCGAGGACATGGTGAGTCGGAGAAAGTCTCTTTTGGGTATCGCATTGCTCGCTTATCCAAAGACCTTCAGGAATTGATCGGCGCTCTGCAACTCGAAAAGCCGCATCTACTAGGTCACTTGATGGGGTGTGCCATCATTTGGAGCTATCTCGATCTATTTGGGTTGGATGAAATTGATCGGTTAGTGCTGGTTGATCAATCGCCACTGGGAACGTTACGATCGCATTGGGATGCTCAAGAAATAGCAGCATCTGGGGCGGTTTTAACTGCTGAACAACTGAATGCAGCAGTATACGCTTTAGAGAGTAGCGAAGCTGAAGAATTTACCCGAAACCTCCTGGCTTCAATGGTCACGCCAGCGATGTCAAAAGAACAGTTTGAGTGGATTGTCAAGTGCAACCAACGCTTGCCGCGATCGATCGCTGCGACACTGCTGTACAACCATCTTCATACAGACTGGCGCGATCAAATTGTCAGGATTCGTCAGCCAACTCTGATTATTGGTGGCAGAAAAAGTATGATTCCGTGGCAATCGCAGGTCTGGATTAACCAAAGCATTCCTGACTCGGAGTTGGAAATCTTTGAAGCGGCTGAAGGCGGCGGACATTTCATGTTCATCGAGAATCCAGAAAAGTTCAATCGACGAGTTTTGCAGTTTCTATCGCGTTGGCGTAGCCTCTCCTTTGGAGAATCGCTTGAAGCGAACCAGGAAAGGCATACAGCAACGCTGAACACTATCCTCCTGGGGCACGTAGGAACACGAGATAAAGTTGAACACTGA
- a CDS encoding AraC family transcriptional regulator, with protein sequence MSKTDIALRVGFSSQSHLTQQFKRLTRMTAKQMHFIQAGLICSCL encoded by the coding sequence CTGTCGAAAACAGACATCGCTTTAAGAGTCGGCTTCTCCAGTCAAAGCCATCTGACTCAACAGTTTAAGCGATTAACTAGAATGACAGCAAAGCAGATGCATTTTATTCAAGCAGGGTTAATTTGCTCATGCCTTTGA